The Solea senegalensis isolate Sse05_10M linkage group LG4, IFAPA_SoseM_1, whole genome shotgun sequence genome includes a region encoding these proteins:
- the zgc:171566 gene encoding zgc:171566 yields MHRKAWIEVKTRTRQKWTERAMLLTALATCHCGPRHCVVQRNLLLSYRPIIGVLAQENRSEDEFAQGSSYIAASYIKYLEGAGARVAPIRMGLKDKEYVRLFYSINGLLLPGGDIDLRTSNSNRVARIFYRLALKANNTKDYFPIWGICQGFQQLSFFTANKYLLTQTNTKGVALPLNFTQEAQSSRLFQSLPSDVMQCLAKENITSNFHNYSLSMQNYTENPKLRMFYRILSTNIDEGVEFISTMEGYRYPFYALQWHPEKCPYEWVDKPGMVHTTSATRTCFYTASFFVSEAMKNSHRFSCPKEEEKALIYNYPPFFTSMDAIFIQNYYFD; encoded by the exons ATGCACAGAAAAGCCTGGATTGAAGTGAAGACTCGGACCAGACAGAAGTGGACTGAGAGAG CGATGCTGCTGACGGCACTGGCCACTTGCCACTGTGGTCCGCGACACTGCGTCGTGCAGAGGAACCTGCTGCTCAGTTACCGACCCATCATCG GTGTTTTAGCACAGGAAAACCGTTCGGAAGATGAGTTTGCTCAGGGATCCTCCTACATTGCTGCGTCCTACATCAAATATCTGGAGGGAGCTGGGGCCAGAGTTGCACCCATCAG AATGGGTCTCAAAGACAAAGAATATGTTCGGTTGTTCTACTCAATAAATGG GTTGCTGTTGCCAGGAGGAGACATTGACCTGCGCACATCCAATTCCAACCGAGTTGCCAGGATCTTTTACAGATTGGCTCTGAAG GCAAACAATACTAAGGACTACTTTCCCATCTGGGGAATTTGCCAGGGCTTTCAGcagctgtcatttttcacagcCAACAAATACTTGCTTACTCAAACCAATACGAAGGGTGTGGCTCTACCTCTCAACTTCACACAAG AAGCCCAGTCCAGCCGTCTGTTTCAGAGTCTTCCCAGTGATGTGATGCAGTGTCTAGCCAAGGAAAACATCACTAGTAACTTTCACAATTACAGTCTATCAATGCAG AACTACACTGAAAATCCCAAGCTGAGGATGTTTTACAGGATCCTGTCCACTAATATTGATGAGGGGGTAGAATTCATCTCAACCATGGAAG GCTACCGTTACCCATTTTACGCACTTCAGTGGCATCCAGAGAAATGCCCCTATGAGTGGGTTGATAAGCCGGGGATGGTCCACACCACATCAGCTACAAGAACCTGCTTCTACACTGCCAGCTTCTTTGTCTCTGAGG CCATGAAGAACAGCCACCGTTTCTCCTGTCCtaaggaggaagagaaagccCTCATCTACAATTATCCACCCTTCTTCACAAGCATGGATGCCATATTTATTCAGAATTATTACTTTGATTAA